From the genome of Chania multitudinisentens RB-25, one region includes:
- the rimO gene encoding 30S ribosomal protein S12 methylthiotransferase RimO yields the protein MSNAIPKAPPRVGFVSLGCPKNLVDSERILTELRNEGYQVVPRYDDAELVIVNTCGFIDSAVQESLEAIGEALNENGKVIVTGCLGAKENQIREVHPKVLEITGPHSYEQVLSHVHQYVPKPEHNPFTSLIPAQGVKLTPKHYAYLKISEGCNHRCTFCIIPSMRGDLDSRPIGSVLDEAKRLVEAGVKELLVISQDTSAYGVDVKHRTGFWNGQPVKTNMVSLCEQLSSLGAWVRLHYVYPYPHVDDVIPLMAEGKILPYLDIPLQHASPKILKLMKRPGAVERTLERIKRWREICPELTLRSTFIVGFPGETEEDFQMLLNFLQEAKLDRVGCFKYSPVDGAAANQLADQVPEEVKEERYHRFMQLQQQISAQRLQDKIGREVLVLIDEVDEEGAIGRSMADAPEIDGAVYLNGETGVKVGDVVKVKIENADEYDLWGSRV from the coding sequence ATGTCAAATGCTATACCCAAAGCTCCGCCCCGTGTCGGCTTTGTTTCGCTAGGTTGCCCGAAAAACCTGGTTGATTCTGAACGGATCCTGACTGAGCTGCGTAATGAAGGCTATCAGGTTGTACCACGCTATGATGATGCCGAACTGGTGATCGTCAACACCTGCGGTTTTATCGACAGTGCCGTACAAGAATCGCTGGAAGCGATCGGCGAAGCATTAAACGAAAACGGTAAGGTGATTGTAACCGGCTGTCTGGGCGCCAAAGAAAACCAGATCCGCGAAGTGCACCCGAAAGTGCTGGAAATTACCGGGCCGCACAGCTACGAGCAGGTATTGTCCCACGTCCATCAATATGTGCCAAAACCGGAACATAACCCGTTTACCAGCCTGATCCCAGCGCAGGGGGTGAAGCTAACGCCGAAGCATTACGCCTACCTGAAGATTTCTGAAGGCTGTAACCACCGCTGCACTTTCTGCATCATCCCCTCTATGCGCGGCGATCTCGACAGCCGGCCGATTGGTTCGGTGCTGGATGAAGCCAAACGTTTAGTGGAGGCCGGAGTCAAAGAGTTGTTGGTGATTTCGCAGGATACCTCTGCCTACGGCGTTGACGTGAAACATCGCACCGGTTTCTGGAACGGCCAGCCGGTGAAGACCAACATGGTCAGCCTGTGTGAACAACTTTCAAGCTTAGGTGCCTGGGTACGCCTGCACTATGTTTATCCTTACCCTCATGTGGATGACGTTATTCCGCTGATGGCCGAAGGCAAGATCCTGCCGTATCTGGATATTCCACTGCAACACGCCAGCCCGAAAATCCTCAAGCTGATGAAACGCCCTGGCGCGGTGGAGCGCACGCTGGAACGTATCAAACGCTGGCGTGAAATCTGCCCTGAGCTAACGCTGCGTTCTACTTTCATCGTCGGATTCCCGGGGGAAACCGAAGAAGACTTCCAGATGCTGCTCAACTTCCTGCAAGAAGCCAAGCTGGATCGCGTTGGCTGTTTCAAATACAGCCCGGTAGACGGTGCTGCCGCCAACCAACTGGCAGATCAGGTGCCTGAAGAGGTGAAGGAAGAACGTTATCACCGCTTTATGCAGCTACAGCAGCAGATCTCTGCCCAGCGCCTGCAAGACAAGATTGGCCGTGAAGTGCTGGTGCTGATTGATGAGGTTGACGAAGAAGGAGCCATTGGCCGCAGCATGGCTGACGCTCCAGAAATCGACGGCGCGGTCTATCTGAACGGTGAAACCGGAGTGAAAGTTGGTGATGTCGTTAAAGTGAAGATCGAAAACGCCGACGAATATGACCTGTGGGGCTCTCGCGTTTAA
- a CDS encoding sodium:solute symporter, which yields MRLDLFVVVLYFLIIGAVGWLGIRKATTKEAYLVAGRNLGPGLYLGTLSAVVLGGASTIGSVKLGYTYGISGLWLCFWLGMGIVVLSTLLAKPLLKLKLYTVSQVLARRYHPAARVTSGIIMLAYDLMVAVTSIIAIGSVMQVMFALPFAVSILIGGGMVVLYSALGGMWSLTLTDIIQFIIMTVGMMLILMPMSIIKAGGWAIFTQQLPESYYQLSSIGLDTIILFFLIYFFGILIGQDIWQRVFTARSVPVARYAGLGAGLYCILYGMTGAVIGMAGKLVLPMLESSDGTFAAIAQAVLPAGVSGLVAAAALAALMSTASACLLASSTIALEDVLPAVLRRSAGGLAAGRLTTLVMGTIMLGLAFLVRDVLSALTLAYNLLVGGMLIPLVGAIFWKRATSTGAIASMVMGSACVLGFMFYHGIQANSPIYSGLLVGALAFIIGSLLTREQQVAVVA from the coding sequence ATGCGGCTCGATTTGTTCGTGGTAGTGCTCTATTTCTTGATTATCGGCGCGGTGGGCTGGTTAGGTATTCGCAAGGCAACCACCAAAGAAGCTTATCTGGTTGCTGGCCGCAATCTGGGGCCGGGTTTGTATTTAGGTACACTGTCCGCGGTTGTGCTTGGCGGTGCTTCGACGATTGGCAGCGTGAAGTTGGGCTACACCTATGGGATCTCAGGGTTATGGCTATGCTTCTGGCTAGGGATGGGCATTGTGGTGCTGAGTACCTTGCTGGCCAAGCCCTTGCTTAAGCTAAAACTTTATACCGTTAGCCAAGTTTTGGCACGGCGTTACCATCCTGCGGCCAGGGTAACCAGCGGTATTATCATGCTGGCTTATGACCTGATGGTGGCGGTCACCTCCATTATTGCCATCGGCAGCGTGATGCAGGTGATGTTTGCTTTGCCTTTTGCGGTTTCAATATTGATTGGTGGCGGAATGGTGGTGCTCTATTCGGCATTGGGCGGCATGTGGTCGCTGACGCTTACCGATATTATCCAGTTTATTATCATGACGGTTGGCATGATGCTGATCCTGATGCCAATGAGCATTATCAAAGCTGGAGGCTGGGCGATCTTTACCCAGCAGTTGCCAGAGAGCTACTACCAACTGTCCTCCATTGGTTTAGACACCATCATCCTGTTTTTCCTGATTTATTTCTTTGGCATTCTGATTGGGCAAGATATCTGGCAGCGGGTATTCACCGCGCGCAGCGTGCCGGTTGCCCGCTATGCCGGTTTGGGGGCGGGCCTGTACTGCATTCTCTATGGTATGACGGGAGCGGTGATCGGCATGGCAGGGAAACTCGTGCTGCCGATGCTGGAGAGCAGTGATGGCACATTTGCCGCCATCGCACAGGCAGTGTTACCCGCTGGCGTCAGCGGATTGGTGGCGGCTGCGGCGCTGGCGGCGCTGATGTCAACGGCCAGCGCTTGTCTTTTGGCGTCTTCGACGATTGCGTTGGAAGATGTTTTGCCCGCTGTTTTGCGGCGATCAGCGGGAGGATTGGCTGCCGGGCGTTTGACCACGCTGGTGATGGGCACCATCATGCTGGGATTGGCATTTCTGGTGCGGGATGTGCTGTCTGCGCTGACACTGGCCTATAACTTATTGGTGGGTGGAATGCTTATTCCTCTGGTGGGCGCGATTTTCTGGAAAAGAGCCACCAGCACCGGGGCGATAGCCAGCATGGTCATGGGCAGCGCATGTGTGTTGGGTTTTATGTTCTATCATGGCATTCAGGCCAACAGCCCGATTTACAGTGGTTTACTGGTTGGCGCGCTGGCCTTTATCATCGGCAGTTTGCTAACGCGTGAACAGCAAGTCGCCGTGGTGGCCTGA
- a CDS encoding Hcp family type VI secretion system effector, translating into MANDMYITLKGAKQGLISAGCSTLDSIGNLCQVGHMDQIYLYELNHSISREQHVSHHPVVIVKPIDKASPLIGIAISDNERLDATIDIYRTNQSGGRELFYTIKLTNVTIIDINIFYPNSLTHNESQPQESISLKYESISWQHHIAGTSGYSIWDDRVY; encoded by the coding sequence ATGGCAAATGATATGTATATAACCTTAAAAGGTGCAAAACAGGGACTGATTTCTGCTGGATGCTCCACTCTGGATTCAATCGGCAACTTATGTCAGGTCGGACATATGGATCAGATTTATCTTTATGAGTTGAATCATTCAATAAGTAGAGAACAGCATGTTAGTCACCATCCTGTAGTGATCGTTAAGCCAATCGATAAAGCATCTCCTTTAATTGGAATTGCAATTTCTGACAATGAACGTTTAGATGCTACTATAGATATATATAGAACTAATCAGAGTGGTGGGCGAGAATTATTTTACACTATCAAGCTCACTAATGTTACGATTATAGACATTAATATATTTTATCCTAATTCACTCACACATAATGAGTCACAACCACAAGAAAGTATATCGCTAAAGTATGAGAGTATTTCTTGGCAGCATCACATTGCAGGAACCAGCGGTTATAGCATTTGGGATGATAGAGTTTACTAA
- the speB gene encoding agmatinase: protein MLNQPQSGNEMPRFAGMPTMMRLPAAESAQGLDAAFIGVPLDIGTSNRSGTRFGPRQIRQESVMLRPYNMGTGAAPFEQLQVADLGDIATNPYCLADSVRRIERAYHAILRHGCIPLTLGGDHTLTLPILRAIARQHGPVGLIHIDAHSDTNEEMFGEKLAHGTTFRRAHEEGLLAPQRVVQIGLRGSGYAAEDFDWSRQQGFRVIPAEECWYRSLAPLMAEIRQQMGQAAVYLSFDIDGLDPAFAPGTGTPEVGGLSVWQGLEIVRGCQGLNLVGADLVEVSPAYDSSGNTALLAANLLFEMLCVLPGKRALPGKPAGNLCV, encoded by the coding sequence ATGCTGAATCAACCTCAGAGCGGCAATGAGATGCCGCGTTTTGCCGGAATGCCGACCATGATGCGTTTGCCTGCTGCTGAGAGTGCGCAGGGGCTGGATGCCGCTTTTATTGGCGTTCCTCTGGATATTGGTACTTCAAACCGCAGCGGCACCCGTTTCGGGCCGCGGCAGATCCGCCAGGAATCGGTGATGTTGCGCCCTTATAACATGGGAACGGGGGCTGCGCCGTTTGAGCAATTACAGGTGGCTGATTTGGGCGATATTGCCACCAATCCGTACTGCCTGGCAGACAGCGTGCGCCGTATTGAACGGGCGTATCACGCCATCCTGCGCCACGGTTGCATTCCGTTGACGCTGGGCGGTGACCACACGCTGACGTTACCCATTCTACGCGCAATAGCCCGCCAGCATGGCCCGGTTGGGCTGATTCATATCGATGCGCATTCCGATACCAATGAAGAAATGTTTGGCGAAAAACTGGCCCATGGCACCACTTTTCGTCGGGCCCATGAGGAAGGTTTGCTGGCACCACAGCGCGTGGTGCAGATAGGCCTGCGCGGTAGTGGCTATGCAGCGGAGGATTTTGACTGGTCGCGGCAGCAGGGGTTTCGTGTGATCCCCGCAGAGGAGTGCTGGTATCGCTCTTTGGCACCGTTGATGGCCGAAATACGTCAGCAAATGGGCCAGGCAGCCGTTTATCTCAGTTTTGATATCGATGGGCTTGATCCGGCCTTTGCACCAGGAACCGGGACGCCGGAAGTGGGGGGGCTGTCTGTCTGGCAAGGGTTGGAAATCGTCAGGGGATGTCAGGGGCTCAATCTGGTTGGCGCTGATTTGGTTGAGGTTTCACCTGCTTACGACAGTTCAGGTAATACCGCGCTGTTGGCGGCCAATCTGCTGTTTGAAATGCTGTGCGTTCTGCCGGGTAAACGGGCTTTACCGGGAAAACCTGCCGGTAATTTATGCGTATAA